A single Bufo bufo chromosome 6, aBufBuf1.1, whole genome shotgun sequence DNA region contains:
- the LOC121005320 gene encoding E3 SUMO-protein ligase ZBED1-like, translating into MAEVEQKEREIKNAPSFLKANIWEHFGFYEKSRKHELDKSYAVCKICHTKIKYLGNTTNLRNHVSRFHPEMLKPTTTTTTKEMNPDQPRIDAMLQSTLPPNSEKVKRITKAVAAFIAKDLRPYSVVENSGFRYLLKTIEPRYKIPSRSHFTENVIPALYHETKAKIIASMSQASRVAITCDSWTSVTTESYVTITAHYVSKDWQILSHVLQTRAIYESHTGAHLAELLSHVVEEWQLSDKSVVLVTDNASNMIVAAQVGKFPHVKCFAHTLNLASQRALKVATLSRLLGRVRRISTFFHRSTRASHCLKEKQKCLGLKNHKLITDVATRWNSAYDMVERFLEQQPAVCATLLSPEVRRGESDLCTLNETDVSNAEDAVSALKPMKDATMLMSEERNPTVSLIAPINAQLLQSMTDTMGDTPMIHEIKNSIRTDLQKRYSSEAEKKILHTASALDPRFKGLPFILTDEERLEIFKGVTEEAASLEITSDESERTQEDHQVPRRKQTLEEEDSSPIEDNHSPPSPPKKARSLLVSLLGQSFTDTEGTIEPKKTPYAKAEEEMENYCKAPPLPLTEDPLNWWREHEVIFPLLSRLSKQYLCIPGTSVSAERVFSTAGDVVTAKRSALKPDHVDQLVFLQKNLHVPKC; encoded by the exons ATGGCAGAAGTAGAACAAAAGGAACGAGAGATAAAAAATGCACCTAGCTTTTTAAAAGCAAACATCTGGGAACATTTTGGCTTTTATGAAAAAAGTAGGAAGCACGAATTGGACAAGTCATACGCTGTGTGTAAAATctgtcacacaaaaattaaatatctaGGGAATACTACTAATCTGAGAAACCACGTCAGCCGTTTTCACCCAGAAATGCTAAaacctaccaccaccaccaccaccaaggaAATGAACCCAGATCAGCCAAGAATTGATGCAATGTTACAGTCAACTTTGCCGCCCAACTCTGAAAAGGTAAAGAGAATAACAAAAGCTGTGGCAGCTTTCATAGCGAAGGACCTGCGCCCTTACTCTGTTGTGGAAAACAGTGGGTTTCGCTACCTTTTGAAGACGATAGAGCCGCGTTACAAGATCCCGTCACGAAGTCACTTTACAGAAAACGTCATACCTGCACTCTACCACGAAACCAAAGCTAagataattgcatcaatgagCCAAGCAAGTCGAGTCGCAATAACGTGTgattcctggacttcagtcacgaCAGAGTCTTATGTTACAATAACAGCACATTACGTTAGTAAGGACTGGCAGATTTTGTCGCATGTACTGCAAACGAGAGCCATTTATGAGTCTCACACGGGTGCTCATCTGGCAGAGCTACTTTCTCATGTTGTGGAAGAATGGCAGCTGTCCGATAAATCTGTAGTGCTTGTGACCGACAACGCGTCAAACATGATAGTTGCAGCTCAAGTTGGAAAATTCCCCCATGTGAAATGCTTCGCCCATACACTGAATCTTGCATCCCAGCGAGCGTTGAAAGTGGCCACTCTCTCTAGGCTTCTTGGCAGAGTACGTCGGATATCCACATTCTTTCACCGCAGCACTAGAGCAAGCCACTGTCTAAAAGAGAAACAGAAATGTCTTGGCCTGAAGAATCATAAGCTGATAACTGATGTGGCAACAAGATGGAACAGTGCATACGACATGGTCGAGAGGTTCTTGGAACAACAACCTGCAGTCTGTGCCACCTTGCTGTCTCCAGAAGTCAGAAGAGGAGAGTCCGATCTCTGCACTCTAAACGAAACAGATGTGTCAAATGCAGAGGACGCCGTGAGTGCATTAAAGCCAATGAAGGATGCAACCATGCTGATGTCAGAAGAGCGCAATCCAACAGTTTCTCTCATTGCCCCTATAAATGCACAACTTCTCCAGAGCATGACAGACACGATGGGAGACACACCCATGATCCATGAGATCAAGAATTCTATTAGAACAGATCTCCAGAAGAGGTACAGCAGTGAGGCCGAGAAGAAGATCCTTCATACAGCCTCTGCACTGGATCCTCGCTTTAAGGGACTGCCTTtcatcctcacagatgaagaaagATTGGAGATATTTAAAGGAGTCACTGAGGAAGCTGCATCCTTGGAG ATTACATCAGATGAGAGTGAGAGGACACAAGAGGATCATCAAGTGCCTAGAAGAAAACAAACTCTGGAAGAAGAGGACAGTTCACCCATCGAAGACAACCATTCTCCACCATCTCCTCCCAAAAAGGCCAGATCGCTGCTCGTGAGTTTGCTGGGACAgtctttcactgacactgaaggtACAATAGAACCCAAAAAGACCCCCTATGCCAAGGCTGAAGAGGAAATGGAAAACTATTGTAAAGCCCCACCTCTGCCTCTCACTGAGGACCCTTTGAACTGGTGGCGTGAGCATGAGGTCATATTTCCCCTCCTTTCTCGGCTGTCAAAGCAATACTTGTGTATCCCAGGTACAAGCGTGTCTGCAGAGCGGGTTTTCTCCACTGCAGGAGATGTGGTAACTGCAAAAAGAAGCGCCCTCAAACCAGACCATGTAGATCAATTGGTGTTCTTACAGAAAAATCTACATGTTCCCAAATGCTGA